A window of the Synechococcus sp. LTW-R genome harbors these coding sequences:
- a CDS encoding energy-coupling factor transporter transmembrane protein EcfT, translating to MDWLRQIPIGQYVDGTSSWLRLLDARLKLSWTVAFLLTPILAGPWWRLALVGLLLVFTAFSGLPWRLWRRTLPLLLVLSLLVGGLATTLPTGSLAPASLNRPPQELELGAEHQGMRWELVRLGPVQLGPLPLGPLVVTRRSAELGVNSATLLFTVIHSANLLLLTTPPEELVWGLSWCMAPLARLGVPVERLGFTLLLALRFLPLVQEEFQNLLRSLATRSVNLRRLGFQASVGLVLALGERLLANVLLRAEQGAEALLARGGQWVAPSQLLRSRLRAPLLQALGWLGLLAVLALRWRFGAL from the coding sequence ATGGATTGGTTGCGGCAGATCCCCATTGGTCAGTACGTCGATGGGACGAGCAGTTGGCTGCGGCTTCTCGATGCCCGCTTGAAGCTGAGCTGGACGGTGGCCTTTTTGCTTACCCCGATCCTGGCCGGCCCCTGGTGGCGCCTGGCCCTGGTCGGCTTGCTGCTGGTGTTCACGGCGTTCAGTGGTCTGCCCTGGCGCCTCTGGCGCCGCACTCTGCCACTGTTGCTCGTGCTCTCGCTCTTGGTGGGGGGCCTGGCCACCACCCTGCCGACGGGATCACTGGCGCCAGCCTCCTTGAACCGGCCGCCCCAGGAGCTGGAGCTCGGGGCGGAACACCAGGGGATGCGTTGGGAGTTGGTGAGGTTGGGGCCGGTTCAACTGGGCCCGCTGCCCTTGGGGCCATTGGTGGTGACCCGCCGCTCAGCGGAGCTGGGGGTCAACAGCGCCACGCTGCTCTTCACGGTGATTCACAGCGCCAACCTGCTGCTGCTGACGACTCCGCCGGAGGAGTTGGTGTGGGGTTTGAGCTGGTGCATGGCTCCCCTGGCTCGCTTGGGGGTCCCCGTGGAGCGCCTCGGCTTCACCTTGCTGCTGGCTCTCCGGTTCCTGCCGCTGGTGCAGGAGGAGTTTCAGAACCTGCTGCGCTCCCTGGCCACCCGTTCGGTCAACCTGCGGCGCTTGGGCTTTCAGGCGTCGGTCGGGCTGGTGTTGGCCCTGGGCGAGCGCCTGCTGGCCAACGTGTTGTTAAGGGCAGAACAGGGTGCGGAAGCCCTTTTGGCTCGGGGTGGTCAGTGGGTCGCGCCCTCGCAGCTGCTGCGGTCTCGCCTGCGGGCGCCCCTGCTTCAGGCCCTGGGCTGGCTCGGGCTGCTGGCGGTGTTGGCGCTGCGCTGGCGCTTCGGTGCGCTTTGA
- a CDS encoding PipX family protein gives MSNERYLNHPTFGLLYRVAEAGEGRELYATLYAQRMFFLVTVQGRSVEFEVIPLMDARHLAEQNLNRARREGPEVHAGWRELFDKTFI, from the coding sequence GTGAGCAACGAGCGCTACCTCAATCACCCCACCTTTGGTCTGCTGTATCGCGTGGCCGAGGCCGGTGAAGGGCGCGAGCTGTACGCCACCCTCTACGCCCAGCGGATGTTTTTCCTGGTGACCGTGCAGGGCCGCAGCGTCGAATTCGAAGTCATTCCCTTGATGGATGCGCGCCATCTCGCCGAGCAAAACCTCAACCGCGCCCGCCGCGAAGGCCCCGAAGTGCATGCGGGCTGGCGAGAATTATTCGATAAGACCTTCATCTAA
- a CDS encoding YggS family pyridoxal phosphate-dependent enzyme yields MGPSPAAARLQALNEQLPVHTRLLAVSKGHPASSIRALAEAGQRSFGESRLQEATAKQQELADLDGLDWHFIGRLQANKVRPVLKQFSVVHSVDSLALAERVSRIAGEEGLRPAVFLQVKLRPDPNKGGLSADALEQEWPRLQQLPNLRIVGLMTMAPLGLEAPQRQVLFAECSALAQRLGLPELSMGMSGDWPEAAAAGSTWVRVGSALFGPKP; encoded by the coding sequence TTGGGCCCCTCCCCTGCTGCAGCCCGTCTTCAGGCCCTGAACGAGCAGTTGCCCGTCCACACCCGCCTGCTGGCGGTGAGCAAGGGGCATCCAGCAAGCAGCATCCGCGCCTTGGCTGAAGCCGGGCAGCGCAGTTTTGGTGAGAGCCGCCTGCAAGAGGCGACGGCCAAGCAGCAGGAGCTGGCCGATCTCGACGGGTTGGATTGGCATTTCATTGGTCGTCTTCAGGCCAACAAGGTGCGGCCAGTCCTCAAGCAATTCAGCGTGGTTCACTCCGTGGATTCCCTGGCCTTGGCCGAGCGGGTCTCACGGATTGCCGGTGAGGAGGGGCTCCGTCCCGCGGTCTTTCTGCAGGTGAAATTGCGCCCAGATCCGAACAAAGGGGGGCTCTCCGCTGATGCATTGGAGCAGGAATGGCCGCGGCTTCAGCAGCTCCCCAACCTGCGGATTGTGGGTCTGATGACCATGGCGCCCCTGGGGTTGGAGGCGCCTCAACGGCAGGTCCTTTTTGCGGAGTGTTCGGCTCTCGCGCAGCGTTTAGGGCTGCCGGAATTGTCGATGGGAATGAGTGGCGATTGGCCCGAGGCGGCTGCCGCCGGGAGCACCTGGGTGCGGGTGGGCTCAGCCCTGTTTGGTCCGAAGCCTTGA
- a CDS encoding cell division protein SepF → MSLFSRLRAVVSGDDYLDGYDDEDLDYDQGDMPETSGSTPSGALALTSDFDAVDPFAGSNVIGMPGISTSAAEVTLMEPRSFDEMPRAIQALRERKTVILNLTMMEPDQAQRAVDFVAGGTFAIDGHQERVGESIFLFAPSCVTVTSAGSEEASAPTVVSRESVDEPQDIAPTPAWGREYGANVG, encoded by the coding sequence GTGTCGTTGTTCTCCCGCCTGCGTGCAGTTGTCTCTGGAGACGATTACCTCGACGGTTACGACGATGAGGATCTGGATTACGACCAGGGCGACATGCCTGAAACCAGCGGTTCGACCCCCTCTGGTGCACTCGCGCTGACCAGCGATTTCGATGCCGTTGATCCCTTCGCGGGCAGCAACGTGATCGGCATGCCTGGGATCTCCACCTCGGCGGCGGAAGTCACCTTGATGGAGCCCCGCAGCTTCGACGAGATGCCCCGCGCGATTCAGGCCCTGCGCGAGCGCAAGACCGTGATCCTCAATCTCACGATGATGGAGCCCGACCAGGCTCAGCGTGCGGTGGACTTCGTGGCGGGCGGCACCTTCGCCATCGATGGCCATCAAGAGCGCGTCGGCGAAAGCATCTTCCTGTTCGCCCCCAGCTGCGTCACCGTGACCAGCGCCGGTAGCGAGGAAGCTTCGGCTCCCACCGTCGTCTCCCGCGAGAGCGTTGACGAGCCCCAGGACATCGCCCCCACCCCCGCTTGGGGCCGTGAGTACGGCGCGAACGTCGGTTGA
- the proC gene encoding pyrroline-5-carboxylate reductase, which translates to MSTTSPTTFGVIGLGRMAQALLFPWLESGLVQRTAVRAVVASEASAQRLQGENLRVSVDGQEAWAAPVVLLAVKPQQLDAVASAAPAPAPGTLPLLVSVLAGVKLERLQRLFPGWRVVRSVPNTPCLVRAGLTALAWGEGVDAQQKRWLLELFAQVGEVLELPETQLDAFLALTSSGPAFVALVAEAMADGAVASGLPRAQALHLAHRTLAGTAALLHEQQLHPGQLKDMVTSPGGTTIAGVRALERAGLRSALIEAVVAAAERSRALG; encoded by the coding sequence TTGAGCACCACCTCCCCCACCACCTTTGGGGTGATTGGCCTGGGCCGTATGGCCCAGGCTTTGCTGTTTCCATGGCTCGAGAGCGGTCTGGTGCAACGCACGGCCGTCCGTGCCGTGGTCGCGTCTGAGGCTTCGGCCCAGCGGCTCCAGGGCGAGAACCTGCGGGTGAGTGTCGATGGCCAAGAGGCCTGGGCCGCTCCCGTGGTTCTGCTGGCGGTCAAACCGCAACAGCTCGACGCCGTGGCGTCCGCAGCACCCGCTCCCGCGCCGGGGACGTTGCCCCTCTTGGTTTCTGTGTTGGCGGGGGTGAAGCTCGAGCGCCTGCAGCGGCTCTTCCCCGGCTGGCGGGTGGTGCGCTCGGTGCCCAACACCCCCTGCTTGGTCCGCGCTGGCCTGACGGCATTGGCCTGGGGCGAGGGTGTGGATGCGCAGCAGAAGCGCTGGTTGCTGGAGCTGTTCGCCCAGGTCGGCGAGGTGCTCGAGCTGCCGGAAACCCAGTTGGATGCCTTTTTGGCGCTGACCTCCTCCGGACCGGCCTTTGTGGCTCTGGTGGCTGAAGCGATGGCCGATGGTGCCGTGGCGTCCGGCCTGCCTCGGGCGCAGGCCCTGCATTTGGCCCATCGCACATTGGCGGGCACGGCGGCGCTGTTGCACGAGCAGCAGCTGCACCCTGGCCAGCTCAAGGACATGGTGACCAGCCCGGGAGGCACCACCATTGCCGGGGTCCGCGCCCTTGAGCGCGCGGGTCTGCGGTCGGCCTTGATCGAGGCTGTTGTTGCGGCCGCTGAGCGCAGCCGCGCCCTGGGCTAG
- the plsY gene encoding glycerol-3-phosphate 1-O-acyltransferase PlsY has product MAPLFTLVLAYLLGSFPSGYLAGRWLKDVDIRTLGSGSTGATNVLRQIGKGPALVVFLIDVLKGTAAVLLAKALLQPDGYNALSDWWVVAAGLAALAGHIWPIWLGWRGGKAVATGLGMLLGLTWPVGLACFGVFLTVISVSRIVSLSSVLAALSLPLLMLARFASLGEAVRPAYLSLSIVSAVLVIWRHRSNLSRITAGTEPRLGDKKKEA; this is encoded by the coding sequence ATGGCGCCACTCTTCACCCTGGTGCTGGCCTATCTCCTCGGGTCCTTCCCCAGCGGCTACCTGGCGGGGCGTTGGCTCAAAGACGTCGACATCCGCACCCTGGGCTCCGGCTCCACCGGAGCCACGAACGTCCTGCGCCAAATCGGCAAGGGCCCCGCTTTGGTGGTGTTCCTGATCGATGTGCTGAAGGGCACCGCCGCGGTGCTTCTGGCCAAAGCCCTACTCCAACCCGATGGCTACAACGCCCTGAGTGATTGGTGGGTGGTCGCCGCAGGTTTGGCAGCATTGGCCGGCCACATCTGGCCCATCTGGCTGGGCTGGCGTGGGGGCAAGGCCGTGGCGACCGGATTGGGGATGCTGCTGGGCCTGACCTGGCCCGTCGGCCTGGCCTGCTTCGGGGTCTTCCTGACGGTGATCAGCGTCAGCCGCATCGTCTCCCTCTCGAGCGTGCTCGCCGCCCTGAGCCTGCCGCTGCTGATGCTGGCGCGCTTCGCCTCCCTCGGCGAAGCTGTCCGTCCGGCCTACCTCAGCCTCTCGATCGTCAGCGCCGTGCTGGTGATCTGGCGCCACCGCAGCAACCTGAGCCGGATCACTGCGGGCACCGAGCCCCGCCTGGGGGACAAGAAAAAAGAGGCCTAG